ACATTtatgatgacatttacacttacacttttggacgtttacatttacacttacaatTTTGGGACATCATAATTTGGACATTTACACTTCTATGTATCACACTTACACAACATGTATGCGACATTTACATTTGcctttgacatttacactttgattccccttacatttacacttgcatttgacatttacacttttattccccttacatttacacttgcattttaacatttacactttgattccctttacatttacactttacttcgacttacatttacacttacacttcatatctgatgacatttacacttacacttcgTATCTTTTACTTTTACAATCTGTGGACATTTACAGACTCACTAAAACAAAATGGAGTGCAACCTGACAGGCAGGAACTGTGCAGGGAGGTCGAGAAGAGGTTTACACCGTGCATCGGGCAGGAGTTTGGGGGGATTGAGGACGCGGTGACGTTCTATAAGATATACGccattgcttgtgggtttgatgtCCGTAGGTACACAACGAAAAAATGGCGTGGCGGTGAGATCAAGTCAAAGCTTGTAGACTGCAACCGAGAAGGTTTCGCTCACAAGGCGCCAAGTAAAGATCAGGGTGACTGACTGGTTGGGGAGAACTCACAGAGGATATTCAGGGTCACTATAGTGGGGTGTAAAGAGAGGATACGACTATATATGAAGAATGGTCTTCTATTAATTGACCGGTTCTACGAGGGTCACAATCACGAGCTTATCTCACTTAAGGACAGAGAGTTCCAGAAATTATCGCGCAACATAATAGATTATCACAAGATGATAATCGTTTCGAACTCAAGGGTTAGTAATATATCATCACTGTCTATACTAATTAAATAAATCCATTCACGTTATATTTATATAATGTATCTGTTATTGATTGATTGGcagctgaagataggagcaacAAAGACATACAGAATCTGCAAAGAACATGTGAATGGATTCGAGAACATTGGAGCAagcttaaatgattttaagaacttccataggGATGTTAAATGTTTCATTCACGAACGTGATGGTCAGTTGTTCGTAGACCATTTTAAGGAAATGACTGAAACAAGAATATGTTTCTACTTTGACTACGATCTTGACGATGATGACAGCCTACGTAGGGCTATATGGGCGGACGGTACTGGCCGAGATAATTACAAGATTTTTGGTGATGCGGTGTCCTTCGACTCAACTTACTCCACCAATAAGTATTCTATGGTATTCACACCATTCACAGGTGTCGACCACCATAAACGATCAGTGACGTTCTGTGGGGCTCTAATTGCAAGGGAAGATTATGAGTCATTTAATTGGGTTTTCACCCGGTTTTTACAAgcaatggggggggggggggtaaggaACCCGAGTACATAATTACAGATCAGGACCCAGGAATTATCAAATCTGTCCCTCTTGTTTTCATGACAGCGCGCCATCGGTTctgtatgtggcatataatgaacaaaatgCCCAGTAAGTTTGGTGTCTCTAGGAGTGGTTATAATGACTTCATGTGTAAAATTAATGACATTATGTGGGATAATGAGCTTGAAGCAGCAGAATTTGATGCTATCTGGGAGCAAATAATTGAAGATCATGGTGTTGGCGTAAATGATTGGTTTGCGGATACGTATGCTATAAGGGGACaatgggtgatggcgcattgcagaGACTTGAAGATGGCGTCTATTATGAGGACAACTCAAAGATCAGAGAGCAAAAATAGCTTTTTTAAGAGGTTTGAGCATAAGTAAGGAACATTGGTTTAGTTTTGGATGTGTTTTGAGAGCGCTATGGACCAACAAAGACATACACAGAAGCAGCTTGACAACATGGATAAGCAATCGTCCGCAAAAAAATCAACACATCTGGCATTAGAGATTCATGGTGCAAAGGTGTACACCTATTCAGCTTTCCACAAATTCAAAGAATAAGCCAACTACTCAATTGATGCATGTAGAACCGGAGGTTTCACCGAGAGAGGCGAGCTAGAGGTAACTACTGTCAAAGATTCATCCAGGAAGAAGAATTTTGAAGTTGCATACAGTCCAGGTAATTTAATTTACACTTTCCAggtcattacatttacactttccatttTATGACAGTTACACTTTCTATaacataacatttacactttccagttcatgacatttacattTTCCAGTTCATGGCATTTACACTTTCCaaaatatgacatttacactttccatgatattacatttacacttaccataATATGACATTTACAGTTCCTATaacataacatttacactttccagttcatgacatttacactttccagttcatgacatttacactttactttatttgacatttacacttcctataatataacatttacactttccagtTCATAACATTTAGAATTTCCaaaatatgacatttacactcacgatattacatttacactttccatgatATGGCATTTACATTTTTTGTTTTATCACATTTAAATTTCCATATAATCACTTTAACTGATGACCCAGGTACACGGAAAGAAAGCTGCAGTTGTACGATGTTTGAAAGAACCGGCATCCTATGCCGCCATATACTATGGATTTTTTCAGCAAGTGGGATAAAGACTATACCAGAAGATTATGTTGTAAATAGATGGATGAAAGAGTATCTCCGATtaaggattttcaattgtaatgGTGAAGGGACAGACAACATGCAAGTCATCGATGAAAAACAAATTGCAATGTCAAtaatgtggtcagaagttcatcaAGCTGTAGGGCTCCTTCGAGGCAAAGGAGTAACTGATGTTGACAACTTTACCGCTGTAATTAGGGCATTTAAGGAGACGCTGTCACCATTAGGGGAAGTGTtaaataaaaatcaacaaatggagAAATTTCTGAAATGTACGGCAAGTGAGGTAGTGACGATATTGCCACCAAAGAATTCGAAAAACAAGGGTAGCGGAAAAAGAATGTTGTCAGCCAAAACAAAAGCAATGGCGTTGGCTAGGAAACCCAAACGCAAGTGTAAGAATTGCAAGAGAATGACAAATCACGACAAGAGGTACTGCCCTAACCCCTTCTCAGCACACACACCATTGTGCGAAGGGTCGTCTGACCCAGAAGAGGatgaaggagaggaggaggaaAAGCTGGAATTAGAACAAGAATAGACGTCACGGCAGTGACAAATGTAGCTTTTATATTTTGAGTGTGTAACTTTAAACTTTGATATGCTATAGCTGCAGCGAGGGATTGGGAATTGGTCTCATGGCAGCGTCACTTTGAACTGCACTTGGTGAAACTTTTAGTAACACCAACGTTAGAGTTACACTGTCATAAGACCAAAATGTCTCTGTTTTATTGGATAGCCAAACATTGTGTTACTTGAACTTATTTTGGATTACGTGTGTTATTTCAAGTAACAGTTACACTTATTTTCAAGTAACgtgtgttaacatttacacttcccatgtcacatttacacttccatctGAATAAAACTAAAATTCAATTTCAGtgtgtttacatttacactttcagtaTGATGACGTTTACACTTTCCCCCTCACTACATTTACAATATCACTAAGCACTTCTATGTGAATGACACACTTAGACTTTGACtatcgtcacatttacactttgactCTCCCAGTTTACGCTTTCAATAACAGTTTCATCTGAATGAAACTATTCTTCAATTTCagtgtgttaacatttacactttcagtgTGTTAATAGTTACACTTGCAAtctcatcacatttacactttgaagaaACTAAAATTATCATAACTGCCAATTATCATAACTGCCTGGCATGTCCACAGAAAAAGATACCATTACACACATAGTCAAGAACATTGCCAACCAAAATACAACTAGTCACGAACAACCAAACAATATGTCCACAAATTGTTTACTTTTTCGACAGCATAGTCTTAATTTTGCGCTTCTTTTGTAACTTCCCCCATGATTCTTCTTTTTGCAGCTAAACCCATCAAACTTCGCTTCGAAAACGTCTCTGTTGACATTTATGTCAGCTAGTACAAGGGTCGCCACCAACTCGACTACCAAGTACCGTCTATTCCTCTTCCTCTCTAAGTCTGGATGCTCAAATGGTTGACCCTCGTACATCAACATATACATCATACATAAAATCCCTGATTCTGTTATGTTAGGAAGGGGTGTTTGGCACCTGAACGGGATTTGCCGATGCTCAAAGCTAGTAATCTCGTATCCCCTGTCGGTTCAGACATCCAAATAATCACTAATAGTTGATGCTTGCCATGAAAGCActaacaattaaagaaacaatatATTGTTCATCTCTTCGAAAATGATTTATTGGCATCAGACTTACCACTTGACGAGTAACATTGCACATTTCAGACTGCTCCCAGTTGGCATGATGTTGGTAGTCAAGGAGATCAACAGTTTGCGCTCCAAAATTTATACATACGCATGCAAAGTGCCCACCAATGTTGACAGGTACGAAGATAAACTCGGCGTTCAGGTTGAAAGTTTTATCACAGTCTTGGATGAAGGTATCCCAACTTAGATACAGCCGATCAGTGATGGCATTAGACTGTGAACCTGCTTCACGTATATCCAAAAGCTGCATGATACACTCCTGTTCACAGAAGTGGGTGAGCCTACATAATAAAAGTGAATATAATGTATGACTTTTAGGCTTCGGAGGGAGTACCATATGACGTATCCCAAAGAAGGCCATCCTAGGAAGTAAGTATTCAGCGGACTCCAAGTAGTTTAGCAACACAGCCCAGGACTCAATCACAACAGGCGACATTACAACCTTAGGAAGCATGGACATGATGTCTGACCGGCGTAACGCGGCATGCCTACTGAACCAAGATATTGATTCATTGCAATAAAACACACGTATAGTTGTAAGAATTTGAGAATAGTTACAAATTCAATATCGTAACTATTGACCACGTTATAAGAAATTGAGAGATACAAACGAATTTTCAAAGTTGTGGtcgtctaacaagcaatagtccaCCGCATACTTTCGACGCGATCtaactgaaggaaaagtagattcatatacatactaacatactcatatatgtcgaaattaatttgtcataaaattaaatacggattttatgcatgcaaacaatatactaaaatagagaagaaatcatatccttacattgaaattacggttcaaatgggcacaaaagaaatctccttttcttttgttcttgagctttcctttaatggaagaacaagatccaagtgtaggatctctccttatgatttatacccaaagcttaactcttaatctaattaatattataagtactagtataatattaatctagtagaaaaatgaaccaaaaatattttggttttgctcctaaaaccgggtaggagaatagatgaggaaggatgtaatttttatctctctaaaaattatattattaagtaagaatgaataattatctaACCACACactacatatggtgaatgataaagataataagtaaaagaactccttgttctttccaagggagaaccgggtagggtggtaggaaatggcctatgcatggcctttgtgctcttacacaaaaggcactaggtatgcatgcctatattagagtaattatcattatgcttaccactaacttaaacaaacacaatatttgtttaaacaacctcccattttcggcacatatgataatatgagatccatattatttttgtcaaatgtcaatatgtcacatgtcatatgtgacataaatttgctatgtaatttttaacatgttaaaaatcaacgtattaataaaaatacatcacatacaaaaatcgacttagtaatttcataattacttgtgccaaaatattttaccaattcataaatcgtatttataataattcattcaaatttaattgtttctgtaaacaataatttcatccgagtaatgatacaattcgattactcagaccgtatctcatttaatcacatttcaatttgatacgtaaattttacttccaaaatcgtccgtcaatttttttcaagtaatttaattaactcgtaacattatacgattaattaaatgatcaattaagagtattgccctataggtatgacctaggggtcaatcgatcaccaccgtcacacgacaagaatgtcaaactctagtcaccaatcattaccgatatatgttgaccattgacaagaacaatattacttcccaattgtattctttataatgagatttaaacgtgtgatcatcatgatcaacgatcgtgatcgcattattgtcggaggacacatattccaacaatctcccacttgtcctcgacaagtgtgcgtcaccaattctcttgtcctattactatctcccactcaatgcaaggtgtctttcggtcgtacttgcaagtgatcatatcgagagtggtttcctcgatctggagaataaccgattgaccggacttatctatcatagatactttccgagcgtggccacgcatttcgattcattactcctcgagtggccccgagatattgttttaaccctgacaaggggatggacaattcctatcgcactcattcccttcgactagccacaccatcataacccaaaatatgcccatttgaccccatttacgaaggtcgtagtaacacaaatcaaagttaatctgaaactgagccatcttaggtgaatagtctttagtcaaaagaatcgactcatttgaatactatagcagctctcgccacgaccaggctatataaatttgccagaactctataagcggtcataaggcccgacaaggtgttcctaacatctgcctatgtgatcgactagtcatctcacatgactgtatggcacttgaacttgccatcaatcgcatcacactctagtcacttcgagacgtcacctcatacaagtgactatgggcgaatactatgctaatccgtgttcactttaacggggttcaattgtctctacaacccgtttggatgtaacaaagtataataaaagagttttaaaataaaactcgaacgacaaatgcgattatcacacatgtatagtcaatgcctgattactatttcatgttctataatctaatttgatcttgtacatagttgttcatttcaattcaattgaaataacatgactcatcatgtttagcctttgagaaggctttggttagtaggtttta
The Silene latifolia isolate original U9 population chromosome 11, ASM4854445v1, whole genome shotgun sequence genome window above contains:
- the LOC141614527 gene encoding protein FAR-RED IMPAIRED RESPONSE 1-like; this encodes MKNGLLLIDRFYEGHNHELISLKDREFQKLSRNIIDYHKMIIVSNSRLKIGATKTYRICKEHVNGFENIGASLNDFKNFHRDVKCFIHERDGQLFVDHFKEMTETRICFYFDYDLDDDDSLRRAIWADARHRFCMWHIMNKMPSKFGVSRSGYNDFMCKINDIMWDNELEAAEFDAIWEQIIEDHGVGVNDWFADTYAIRGQWVMAHCRDLKMASIMRTTQRSESKNSFFKRTGGFTERGELEVTTVKDSSRKKNFEVAYSPGTRKESCSCTMFERTGILCRHILWIFSASGIKTIPEDYVVNRWMKEYLRLRIFNCNGEGTDNMQVIDEKQIAMSIMWSEVHQAVGLLRGKGVTDVDNFTAVIRAFKETLSPLGEVLNKNQQMEKFLKCTASEVVTILPPKNSKNKGSGKRMLSAKTKAMALARKPKRKCKNCKRMTNHDKRYCPNPFSAHTPLCEGSSDPEEDEGEEEEKLELEQE